From Arcobacter sp. CECT 8983, the proteins below share one genomic window:
- a CDS encoding HAMP domain-containing sensor histidine kinase has protein sequence MQDYSSELIFRLKDLHINFDKYKFYPRDENFNSAIYDSDKKLIFSTLESKKVDFNSEVYTTDSKIHFVEQPESYYLGAKYVVLEIDDNLIWFEKLKKEIALFILIAFTFMVFFGYFLLKLFLKPMRDALHLLDRFIKDTTHELNTPVSAVITNVEMIDIDSLDEKLAKKIKRIDTGAKTISNIYEDLTYLTLNNKIISQDENIELSKIVKQRVDYFKTLADVKKIEIKTSIKEDIFIFCDNKKISKLIDNLLSNAIKYNKVKGIIKVSLQEGSLIIEDSGKGMSKNQVEQLFERYTRFDKSVGGFGIGLNIVSMIAKEYNLHINVQSKEKVGTKMEVTW, from the coding sequence ATGCAAGATTATTCTAGTGAATTAATATTTAGATTAAAAGACTTACATATCAATTTTGATAAATATAAATTCTACCCAAGGGATGAAAATTTTAATTCTGCAATTTATGACAGCGATAAAAAGCTTATTTTTTCAACTTTAGAGTCAAAAAAGGTTGATTTTAATAGTGAAGTTTATACAACTGATTCAAAAATACACTTTGTTGAGCAACCAGAATCATACTATTTAGGTGCTAAATATGTAGTTTTAGAAATAGATGATAATCTAATTTGGTTTGAGAAGTTAAAAAAAGAGATTGCATTATTTATTTTAATAGCTTTTACTTTTATGGTTTTCTTTGGGTATTTTTTACTAAAGCTATTTTTAAAGCCAATGAGAGATGCTTTACATTTACTTGATAGATTTATTAAGGATACAACCCATGAACTAAATACTCCTGTATCAGCTGTAATTACAAATGTAGAAATGATAGATATTGATTCTTTAGATGAAAAGTTAGCAAAAAAAATAAAAAGAATAGATACAGGAGCTAAAACAATATCTAATATCTATGAAGATTTAACTTACCTTACATTAAACAATAAAATCATTTCACAAGATGAGAATATAGAACTTTCAAAAATAGTAAAACAAAGGGTTGATTACTTTAAAACCCTTGCTGATGTTAAAAAAATAGAGATAAAAACTTCTATAAAAGAAGATATATTTATTTTTTGTGATAATAAGAAGATATCAAAGTTAATTGATAATCTTTTATCAAATGCAATAAAATATAATAAAGTAAAAGGCATAATAAAAGTCTCTTTACAAGAGGGTAGTTTAATTATTGAAGATAGCGGAAAAGGTATGAGTAAAAATCAAGTTGAGCAACTTTTTGAAAGATATACTCGTTTTGATAAAAGTGTAGGGGGCTTTGGAATAGGTTTAAATATTGTTTCAATGATTGCAAAAGAGTATAACTTACATATTAATGTTCAATCAAAAGAAAAAGTAGGTACAAAAATGGAAGTAACATGGTAA
- a CDS encoding response regulator transcription factor, translating to MKIKLLLLEDDLTLSETVVDYFEEQGFDVVAAYDGDEANELIYEQKFDLFLLDVNVPTMNGFELLKQLRKEGNKTPAIFITSLNSMDSLEEGFESGCDDYIRKPFELKELLLRVQTIIKREYSQKQELLDITDNVKFNTKTNELIKDEKIVPLNLKELKLLKFFLQNSDELLVHERIFENVWDYDEEPSDNSLRTYIKNLRKILGKDKIVSLKKLGYRFNSK from the coding sequence ATGAAAATAAAACTATTACTTTTAGAGGATGATTTAACTCTTAGTGAAACAGTTGTGGATTACTTTGAAGAGCAGGGTTTTGATGTAGTAGCTGCTTATGATGGAGATGAAGCTAATGAGCTTATTTATGAACAAAAATTTGATCTTTTTTTACTTGATGTAAATGTACCTACAATGAATGGTTTTGAGCTTTTAAAACAGCTTAGAAAAGAGGGGAATAAAACACCTGCAATATTTATCACTTCTTTAAACTCTATGGACTCTTTAGAAGAAGGGTTTGAAAGTGGTTGTGATGACTATATTAGAAAGCCTTTTGAATTAAAAGAACTATTATTAAGAGTTCAAACTATTATAAAAAGAGAGTACTCTCAAAAGCAAGAGTTACTTGATATTACAGATAATGTAAAATTTAATACAAAAACAAATGAATTAATCAAAGATGAAAAGATTGTTCCTTTAAATCTAAAAGAGCTTAAATTATTGAAATTCTTTTTGCAAAATAGTGATGAGTTATTAGTTCATGAAAGAATATTTGAAAATGTTTGGGATTATGATGAAGAACCAAGTGATAATTCACTTAGAACCTATATAAAAAATTTACGAAAAATTTTAGGAAAAGATAAAATTGTTAGTCTTAAAAAGCTTGGATATAGATTTAACTCAAAGTGA
- a CDS encoding GNAT family N-acetyltransferase, with the protein MKVLKKKDKILFNNNDISFGNLSINNDTLTLEIIKTQPAFRNQKYGTNTLKGILKYISKELKYKKIYLNPLPLDSDGLKLEKLITFYKKFGFIKSNRADISYPYLMEKELFR; encoded by the coding sequence TTGAAAGTTTTAAAAAAGAAAGATAAAATATTGTTTAATAATAATGATATATCATTTGGCAATTTAAGTATAAATAATGATACTTTAACTCTTGAAATAATAAAAACACAACCAGCTTTTAGAAATCAAAAATATGGTACAAATACATTAAAAGGTATATTGAAATATATTTCAAAAGAACTAAAATATAAGAAGATTTATTTAAATCCTTTACCTTTAGATTCAGATGGTTTAAAATTGGAAAAATTAATTACTTTTTATAAAAAATTTGGTTTTATAAAAAGTAATAGAGCAGATATTTCATATCCATATTTAATGGAAAAAGAGTTATTTAGATAA
- a CDS encoding ABC transporter ATP-binding protein: MQKINLKYLFKLLLENKKALILGQVVTIIAIAISVPIPLMLPALVDEVLLNKPDFFLNNINSIFGEGNAFYYIAIVTVAVILLRFLYFLFNIITTKIFTKISKYITFEIRKKAIKHLEKVCMNEYEGLGSGSIAANLVTDVNTLDDFIIKGASKFVSSVLTLIAVSIVMIAIHPVLGLMILLIQPIIMFISKKIAKKVGVLKKEENQAIEEFQNDIGETLELFGQIKASNKENYFFENSIKKANNIKNTSNEYNYKSVAYERFSFTVFLASFEILRASGLLMVAYSDLSIGMMFAMFGYIWFIMTPVQDILSMQYSYTTASAAMKRINKIFTLNKEHSGKIVLEKNSAVHIKIQNLSFSYTKDKKTLQDISFEIKPKDKIALIGASGSGKTTLSQLIAGFYEKTSGDIKYNNISSDTIDKKSLRESIFLVLQMPILFNNTLRFNITMGNESVSEEMIFKALEVAQLKDTVLNMQNGLDTIVGRHGIRLSGGQRQRLSIARMIIADPSVVIFDESTSALDVHTEAKLFNDLKEFLENKTVITIAHRLSTVKNANIIYVLNEGQLVQSGSHDELEDEEGHYLDFVKNQLI, from the coding sequence ATGCAAAAGATAAACCTAAAATACCTTTTTAAACTACTACTTGAAAATAAAAAAGCACTTATTCTTGGTCAAGTAGTAACAATCATAGCAATAGCAATTAGTGTACCTATACCTCTAATGTTACCTGCTTTGGTAGATGAAGTATTACTTAATAAACCAGACTTTTTTTTAAATAATATTAATTCTATTTTTGGAGAAGGAAATGCTTTTTATTATATAGCTATTGTAACTGTAGCTGTAATACTGTTGAGGTTTCTATATTTTCTTTTTAATATTATAACAACAAAAATTTTTACTAAGATATCAAAATACATAACCTTTGAAATAAGAAAAAAAGCAATTAAACATCTTGAGAAAGTATGTATGAATGAATATGAAGGCCTTGGAAGTGGATCTATTGCTGCAAATTTAGTAACTGATGTTAATACTTTAGATGACTTTATTATAAAAGGAGCTAGTAAATTTGTATCTTCTGTTTTAACTCTTATTGCAGTGTCTATTGTAATGATTGCTATTCACCCTGTATTAGGATTGATGATTTTATTAATACAGCCAATAATAATGTTTATATCAAAAAAAATAGCAAAAAAAGTTGGAGTATTAAAAAAAGAAGAGAATCAAGCAATAGAAGAGTTTCAAAATGATATTGGAGAAACTTTAGAACTATTTGGACAAATAAAAGCAAGTAATAAAGAGAACTATTTTTTTGAAAATTCAATTAAAAAAGCCAACAACATAAAAAATACTTCAAATGAGTACAACTATAAAAGTGTTGCTTATGAGAGATTTTCATTTACTGTTTTTTTAGCTTCTTTTGAAATCCTTAGAGCTTCAGGGTTATTAATGGTTGCATATAGTGACCTTAGTATTGGTATGATGTTTGCAATGTTTGGATATATTTGGTTTATTATGACTCCCGTGCAAGACATTCTTTCTATGCAATACTCTTATACAACTGCAAGTGCAGCTATGAAAAGAATAAATAAAATATTTACACTTAATAAAGAGCATTCAGGGAAAATTGTTTTAGAAAAAAATAGTGCAGTTCATATAAAAATACAAAATCTTTCTTTTTCATATACTAAAGATAAAAAAACCTTACAAGATATCTCTTTTGAAATAAAACCAAAGGACAAAATTGCTCTTATTGGAGCAAGTGGAAGTGGAAAAACTACTTTAAGTCAACTAATAGCAGGTTTTTATGAAAAAACCTCTGGAGATATAAAATACAACAATATTAGTAGTGATACAATAGATAAAAAGTCATTAAGAGAGTCTATTTTTTTAGTTTTACAAATGCCTATATTATTTAATAATACTCTTAGGTTTAATATAACAATGGGAAACGAAAGTGTAAGTGAAGAGATGATTTTCAAAGCTTTAGAAGTAGCACAACTAAAAGATACTGTTTTAAATATGCAAAATGGCTTAGATACTATTGTTGGAAGACATGGAATTAGACTTAGTGGAGGTCAAAGACAAAGATTATCTATTGCTAGAATGATTATTGCAGATCCTAGTGTAGTTATTTTTGATGAATCTACTTCTGCATTAGATGTACACACAGAAGCAAAACTATTTAATGATTTAAAAGAGTTTTTAGAAAATAAAACTGTCATAACAATTGCACATAGACTAAGTACAGTGAAAAATGCAAATATAATATATGTTTTAAATGAAGGACAATTAGTTCAAAGTGGTAGCCATGATGAACTAGAAGATGAAGAAGGACATTATTTAGATTTTGTAAAAAACCAACTTATATAA
- a CDS encoding c-type cytochrome, with protein MKTTKKILISLAVIAGTTLFASDGAKIYNSCVGCHGANAEKQALGKSAVIKGWDVEKTIAALKGYKDGSYGGPMKGVMKGQVTRLSDTDIKAVAEHISKLK; from the coding sequence ATGAAAACTACTAAAAAAATCTTAATAAGCTTAGCTGTAATTGCAGGAACAACTTTATTTGCAAGTGATGGAGCTAAAATTTATAATTCATGTGTTGGATGCCATGGTGCAAATGCTGAAAAACAAGCTTTAGGAAAATCAGCTGTAATAAAAGGTTGGGATGTAGAAAAAACTATTGCAGCTTTAAAAGGTTATAAAGATGGTTCTTATGGTGGACCAATGAAAGGTGTAATGAAAGGTCAAGTAACAAGACTTTCAGATACAGATATCAAAGCAGTTGCTGAACATATCAGTAAGTTAAAATAA
- a CDS encoding flagellin: MQINNVQLDQSPYINLNQSLNRISSGKEITSAADDASSLAISDKLRTEASGISQSINNINSGLASLQIADKSISEQSNILDTVKEKLLQASTDTTSQEGREQILTEIKDLLQNFDDIAASTNYNEQTLLQNASDDKSATEGQQFQAGTSSDDIIQTPSIQSNTVGVGLENLLNQSPGSFDSSTARAYLGDVDNALTKLNDYRGDLGSTQNQLQSSGSSLISQYTSTRDAVSTISDLNYTAEITNFNKQNILAQIGAYGVAQSANINQNIVTRLLT; this comes from the coding sequence ATGCAAATTAACAATGTACAACTTGACCAATCGCCTTATATAAATTTAAATCAATCACTTAATAGAATCTCTTCAGGAAAAGAGATTACAAGTGCTGCAGATGATGCTTCATCATTAGCTATTTCAGATAAGCTAAGAACAGAGGCAAGTGGAATATCTCAATCTATTAATAATATTAATAGTGGTTTAGCTTCACTGCAAATTGCTGATAAATCAATAAGTGAGCAGTCTAATATTTTAGATACAGTAAAGGAAAAACTATTACAAGCTTCTACTGATACTACTTCCCAAGAAGGAAGAGAACAAATATTAACTGAAATAAAAGACTTGTTACAAAATTTTGATGACATTGCAGCTAGTACTAATTATAATGAACAAACTTTACTGCAAAATGCTAGTGATGATAAAAGTGCTACTGAAGGTCAACAATTTCAAGCAGGAACTTCATCTGATGATATAATACAAACACCTTCTATTCAATCAAATACAGTAGGAGTAGGATTAGAAAATTTACTTAACCAAAGCCCAGGTTCATTTGATTCAAGTACAGCAAGAGCATATTTAGGAGATGTTGATAATGCTTTAACTAAATTAAATGATTATAGAGGGGATTTAGGTTCTACTCAAAACCAACTTCAAAGTTCTGGTAGTAGTTTAATTTCACAATATACATCTACAAGAGATGCAGTTTCGACAATTTCTGATTTAAATTATACAGCAGAGATAACAAATTTTAATAAGCAAAACATTTTAGCTCAAATAGGAGCTTATGGAGTAGCACAGTCAGCCAATATCAATCAAAATATTGTAACTAGGCTTCTAACATAA
- the secA gene encoding preprotein translocase subunit SecA: MINMFSKIFGTSNDREVKKYRKRANQITALETTYQAMTDEELQSSFNTLKEKVLQEEVKLDEVLNDSFAITREASKRILKMRHHDVQLIGGMVLNDGRIAEMKTGEGKTLVATLPVVLNAMTGKGVHVVTVNDYLASRDAQELEPLYNFLGFQVGAITGNLKDDEQRKEQYNADITYGTNNEFGFDYLRDNMHYDLEEKVQRQHHFVIVDEVDSILIDEARTPLIISGPTNHKSADYVKSQQIAMQLEKGELIEPKNPNEKPYSTGDFTVDEKNRSVLLTEEGIEKAEKLYEVDNLYSLENAMLSHNLDQALKANYIFEKDVDYVVKNNEVIIVDEFTGRLSEGRRFSEGLHQALEAKENVAIQEESQTLADITFQNYFRMYDKLAGMTGTAQTEATEFAEIYNLDVVSIPTNVAIQRIDKNDLIYKSEAEKFDAVAKKIKEYHEKGQPVLVGTASIEKSEHLNNLLSKLKIPHTVLNAKQHEKEGKIIADAGQKGAVTIATNMAGRGVDIKLNEETLALGGLAIIGTERHESRRIDNQLRGRSGRQGDVGESQFYLSLEDNLLRIFGSDKIKGIMERIGIEEGEHIESKMVTRAVENAQKKVESMHFESRKHLLEYDDVANEQRKVIYAFRNDLLNPDYNIDSKLDENRAEYIQNLLMNAEIIDGMPSEDFNYEFIITKFKEELNLLVEKDDIVAEDYASLEEKLISIIKEVYEQKMGVAAPEQKSEIERILYLQILDKAWREHLYSMDTLKTGIGLRGYNQKDPLVEYKKESYNMFIELISNIKNEIIKVLFTVQLQSQEDAQKEREALEKMKAEMEEANEGAITNLEEQQILSNEKKIARNEPCPCGSGKKYKHCHGKSGPKRGLVAGN; encoded by the coding sequence ATGATTAATATGTTTTCAAAGATATTTGGGACTTCAAACGATAGAGAAGTAAAAAAATATAGAAAAAGAGCTAATCAAATCACTGCTTTAGAAACAACATACCAAGCTATGACTGATGAGGAACTTCAATCTTCTTTTAATACTTTAAAAGAAAAAGTTTTACAAGAAGAGGTAAAATTAGATGAAGTATTAAATGACTCTTTTGCAATTACTAGAGAAGCTAGTAAAAGAATACTAAAAATGAGACACCATGATGTTCAATTAATTGGTGGAATGGTTCTAAACGATGGAAGAATTGCAGAGATGAAAACAGGTGAAGGTAAAACATTAGTTGCTACTTTGCCAGTTGTTTTAAATGCAATGACAGGAAAAGGTGTTCATGTTGTTACAGTAAATGATTATCTTGCAAGTAGAGATGCCCAAGAATTAGAACCTCTATACAACTTTTTAGGTTTTCAAGTAGGAGCTATTACAGGAAATTTAAAAGATGATGAGCAAAGAAAAGAACAATATAATGCAGACATAACTTATGGTACAAATAATGAATTTGGTTTTGATTATCTAAGAGATAATATGCATTATGATTTAGAAGAAAAAGTGCAAAGACAACACCACTTTGTTATTGTAGATGAAGTTGACTCTATTTTAATTGATGAAGCAAGAACTCCTTTAATTATTTCAGGACCTACTAATCATAAAAGTGCCGATTATGTAAAATCACAACAAATTGCAATGCAATTAGAAAAAGGTGAACTAATTGAGCCTAAAAACCCTAATGAAAAGCCATACTCTACTGGTGACTTTACTGTTGATGAAAAGAATAGATCTGTTTTATTAACAGAAGAAGGTATTGAAAAAGCTGAAAAACTATATGAAGTTGATAATCTATACTCTTTAGAAAATGCAATGTTATCACACAATCTTGATCAAGCTTTAAAAGCAAACTATATTTTTGAAAAAGATGTGGATTATGTTGTAAAAAACAATGAAGTAATTATTGTTGATGAATTTACAGGAAGGCTTAGTGAAGGTAGAAGATTCTCAGAAGGACTACATCAAGCTTTAGAAGCCAAAGAAAATGTTGCTATTCAAGAAGAATCGCAAACACTTGCAGACATTACATTCCAAAACTATTTTAGAATGTATGATAAATTAGCAGGTATGACAGGTACTGCTCAAACTGAAGCAACTGAGTTTGCAGAAATTTATAACTTAGATGTTGTATCTATTCCTACAAATGTAGCTATTCAAAGAATTGATAAAAATGACTTAATTTATAAAAGTGAAGCAGAAAAATTTGATGCAGTTGCTAAAAAAATAAAAGAGTACCATGAAAAAGGTCAACCTGTTCTTGTTGGTACTGCTTCAATTGAAAAATCAGAACATTTAAATAACTTACTATCAAAATTAAAAATCCCTCACACAGTTTTAAATGCTAAGCAACACGAAAAAGAAGGTAAAATTATTGCTGATGCTGGACAAAAAGGTGCAGTAACAATTGCTACAAATATGGCTGGGCGTGGTGTTGATATTAAACTAAATGAAGAGACTCTTGCCTTAGGTGGTTTAGCAATTATTGGTACTGAAAGACATGAATCAAGAAGAATCGATAACCAATTAAGAGGTAGATCAGGACGTCAAGGTGATGTTGGTGAATCTCAATTTTATTTATCTTTAGAAGATAACCTTTTAAGAATCTTTGGAAGTGATAAAATTAAAGGTATTATGGAAAGAATTGGTATTGAAGAAGGTGAGCATATTGAGTCTAAAATGGTTACAAGAGCCGTTGAAAATGCACAGAAAAAAGTAGAATCAATGCACTTTGAAAGTAGAAAACACTTACTTGAATATGATGATGTTGCAAATGAACAAAGAAAAGTTATCTATGCATTTAGAAATGACTTATTAAACCCTGATTATAATATTGACTCTAAACTTGATGAAAACAGAGCTGAATATATTCAAAATCTTCTTATGAATGCTGAAATTATTGATGGTATGCCTTCTGAAGACTTTAATTATGAGTTTATTATTACTAAATTCAAAGAAGAACTTAACTTATTAGTAGAAAAAGATGATATCGTGGCTGAAGATTATGCTTCATTAGAAGAGAAATTAATCTCTATTATTAAAGAAGTTTATGAACAAAAAATGGGTGTTGCAGCTCCTGAACAAAAAAGTGAAATAGAAAGAATTCTTTATTTACAAATTCTTGATAAAGCATGGAGAGAACACTTATACTCTATGGATACTCTGAAAACTGGTATTGGCCTTAGAGGTTATAACCAAAAAGACCCACTAGTTGAATATAAAAAAGAGTCTTATAATATGTTTATTGAACTTATTTCAAATATTAAAAATGAGATTATCAAAGTATTATTTACTGTTCAACTACAAAGTCAAGAAGATGCACAAAAAGAGAGAGAAGCTTTAGAAAAAATGAAAGCTGAAATGGAAGAAGCTAACGAAGGTGCCATTACAAACCTTGAAGAGCAACAAATTCTTTCAAATGAGAAAAAAATAGCTAGAAACGAACCTTGTCCTTGTGGTAGTGGTAAAAAATATAAACATTGTCATGGTAAAAGTGGACCTAAAAGAGGTTTAGTGGCAGGAAACTAA
- the lolA gene encoding LolA-like outer membrane lipoprotein chaperone, whose translation MVYRLLLFVIITFSNLLAMDELKEIKTFQANFTQTVTNEAGKAISYNGKVFIKNNDRVLWKYITPIKKNVFLLNDIVVIDEPELEQVIYTKLKEELNILSILQGSKKISKNRYESFFYNRKYELVIDENKIKEVSYKDELDNSIVIKFENVVQNEEIEEDFFRFIPPSYYDIIKK comes from the coding sequence ATGGTTTATAGACTTTTACTATTTGTAATAATTACATTTTCAAATTTATTAGCAATGGATGAATTAAAAGAAATTAAAACTTTTCAAGCAAATTTTACTCAGACAGTTACCAATGAAGCAGGTAAAGCTATCTCTTATAATGGAAAAGTATTTATAAAAAACAATGATAGAGTATTATGGAAATATATTACTCCAATAAAGAAGAATGTATTTTTATTAAATGATATTGTAGTTATTGATGAACCTGAGTTAGAACAGGTTATTTATACAAAACTAAAAGAAGAACTTAATATCTTAAGTATTTTACAAGGCTCAAAGAAAATATCAAAAAATAGATATGAATCATTTTTTTATAATAGAAAATATGAACTTGTAATTGATGAAAATAAAATAAAAGAAGTTTCATACAAAGATGAGTTAGATAATTCAATTGTTATTAAATTTGAAAATGTGGTTCAAAATGAAGAGATTGAAGAAGACTTTTTTAGATTTATTCCACCATCTTATTACGATATTATAAAAAAATAA
- a CDS encoding DUF1104 domain-containing protein, which produces MKKHLSILIIALFATFAFAENFSEMSTQELISIMGYVDKKNKKKFQNELKSRISTMTPKEKTMYQKNLKKMKK; this is translated from the coding sequence ATGAAAAAACACTTAAGTATTTTAATTATTGCACTTTTCGCTACATTTGCATTTGCAGAGAACTTTTCGGAGATGAGTACACAAGAGCTTATTTCTATAATGGGTTATGTTGATAAAAAAAATAAAAAGAAGTTCCAAAATGAATTAAAAAGTAGAATTTCTACAATGACTCCAAAAGAAAAAACAATGTATCAAAAGAACTTAAAAAAGATGAAGAAATAA
- a CDS encoding helix-turn-helix domain-containing protein, with product MSSNITIDLTKDMERFLKSKAREFNLPLEETLKEILSQQVDSRIDLGKGFYYDKVLKKVFDRKNIDVGLTKTQMNIFHTILRNQGTIVDVETIKKNAWKDKNTSIFTLRNMIKQIRDKTYYGLIKSHSSRGYSAGF from the coding sequence ATGAGCAGTAATATTACAATTGATTTAACAAAAGATATGGAAAGATTTCTAAAAAGTAAAGCTAGAGAGTTTAATTTACCTCTTGAAGAAACTTTAAAAGAGATTTTAAGTCAGCAAGTTGATAGTAGAATTGATTTAGGTAAAGGTTTCTACTATGATAAAGTATTAAAAAAAGTTTTTGATAGAAAAAATATTGATGTGGGTCTTACAAAAACTCAAATGAATATTTTCCATACTATATTAAGAAACCAAGGAACAATTGTTGATGTAGAAACAATTAAAAAGAATGCTTGGAAAGATAAGAATACTTCTATCTTTACACTAAGAAATATGATTAAACAAATAAGAGATAAAACTTATTATGGATTAATTAAAAGCCACTCAAGTAGAGGATACTCTGCAGGATTTTAA
- a CDS encoding glycine zipper 2TM domain-containing protein — translation MKKLLLTTTFIVSSLFAGGDSFHDFAKVKYSEPIYEYVYEQEPQRQCDEVRKRVVDYNSSYSRNDSLGVDTLVGVAAGAVLGSQVGKGNGGVAAQIVGGLLGGKVAHEIRNNYHNDDSNYKYVTTTECYDTYKNVERKVITGYKNYFVYKGVEHYKVTKRPKKRVKITHSISF, via the coding sequence ATGAAAAAGTTATTATTAACAACAACATTTATAGTAAGTTCTCTTTTTGCAGGGGGTGATAGCTTTCATGACTTTGCAAAAGTAAAATACTCTGAACCTATTTATGAGTATGTTTATGAGCAAGAGCCTCAAAGACAGTGTGATGAAGTTAGAAAAAGAGTTGTAGATTATAACTCTTCTTATTCAAGAAATGATAGTTTAGGCGTTGACACTTTAGTTGGTGTAGCAGCAGGTGCAGTTTTAGGAAGTCAAGTTGGAAAAGGTAACGGTGGAGTTGCAGCTCAAATTGTTGGTGGGCTTTTGGGTGGAAAAGTAGCCCATGAAATTAGAAATAACTATCATAATGATGATTCAAATTATAAGTATGTTACTACTACAGAGTGCTATGATACTTATAAAAATGTTGAAAGAAAAGTTATTACTGGATATAAAAACTATTTTGTTTACAAAGGCGTAGAACACTATAAAGTGACAAAAAGACCTAAAAAAAGAGTAAAGATTACTCACTCAATAAGTTTTTAA